GTGCGCCGTGTGCAGCCGGTGCGCGATCGCGACGACCGTCCGCCCGGTGAGCAGGGCGTTCATGGAGCCCTCCAGGTGGCGGGCCGTCCGCGGGTCGATGAGGCTGGTGGCCTCGTCGAGCACCAGCGTGTGCGGGTCGGCGAGGATGAGCCGGGCCAGCGCGATCTGCTGCGCCTGCGCCGGTGTCACCTCGTGGTGCCCCGACCCGAGCACGGTGTCGAGACCCCCGGGCAGGGCCTCCACCCAGCCGCGCGCGTCCACGGTGGTGAGCGCGCGCCACACCCCGTCCTCGCCGGCGCCGTCGCGCGCGAGCTCGACGTTGTCGCGCACCGACCCGCGGAACACGTGGTGCTCCTGGGTGACGAGCGCGACCTCCGTCCGCAGCAGCTCCAGCGGCAGCTCGGTGACCTCCACGCCGCCCACGGTGACGGTGCCGCCGGTCGGGGCGTGGATGCCGGAGATCAGCCGACCGAGCGTCGACTTGCCCGACCCCGAGGGCCCCACGATGGCCAACCGCTCCCCCGGCTCCAGGGTGAGGTCGATGCCGTGCAGCACGTCGTGGCCCGGGCGGTAGGCGTAGCGCAGGTCGCGCCCGACGAGCGTGCTGCCGTCGGGACGGCCCTCCCCCGGCGTCCGGTCCGGGGGCACCTCGGCGATGCCGAGCAGACGGGTCGTCGAGGCGACCCCCACCTGGAGCCGGTCGATGGTGCCGACCAGCCGGTCGAAGGGGCCGTAGAAGGTCTCGATGTAGAGCATGGCCGTGGTGAGCTGGCCGATCGTCACGGCGTCGGTGGAGTAGAGCCAGGCACCGACGACGAGGGTGATGACGCGGGGCAGCGAGAAGGCCATGTCCATGACGGCGAAGAGCACGTTGCGCAGGACGAGGCCGTAGCGCTCGGCCTGCGAGGACACCTCGATGTCGTCGACGCCGAGGGCCCGGCGGCCCTCCTGCATGCGGTAGGCCTCGACCGTCCGGACGCCCTCCACCGTCTCGGTGAGCGTGCTGTTGATGTCGCTGTAGGTCGCGCCCTCGAGGAGGTAGCCGGCGGGCGCCTGCTGCAGGTAGCGGCGGACCTGCCACAGGGACAGCGACGCAGTGACCAGCGTGGGCAGGGCCAGCGCCCACGAGTTGAGGACCATGAAGACCACGGTGAGCAGCACCGTCACCACGCCGATGATGAACTCGGGCAGCGCCCAGCGCACGGCCCCGCTCATGGAGCCGACGTCGCGGGTCACCCGGGTGACGAGGTCGCCGGTGCTGGCCGACTCGACCTTGCCCAGCGGAAGCCTCAGCACCGCGCGGATGACGTGCTCCCGGGCCTGGGCCAGCACGCCCTGTCCCAGGACGGCCGCCAGCCCCTTGGCGGCGTAGGTGAGGACCGCCTGCGCCACGAGGACGACGACCACGAGCAGCACGAGGTCGCGCACGACCTCACGGGCGGGGTCACCCCCGGCGAGGTCGACGGCGTCCACCAGCCGGCCCAGCAGGAGGGGCACGGCCAGCCCGGCCGCGGCCGCCAGCCCGTTGGCGAGCGTGACGAGCACGACGAGCCGCGACCGCTCCCGCAGCAGGCCGCGCAGGTAGGCGACGACCGTGCCGGAGGTGGCGACGGGCATGCCGCGGTCCGGGTCGAGCGCCGTCATGAGGTGGGCGCGCGCCCGCTCCCGGCGCAGGGCGTGCCGCTCCCACAGCAGCCGGTGCCGCTCGCGCAGCCCGACCGACCCCGGTGCGGGGGGCCGCAGGAGGTCCGGCACGACGGGGGCAGGCGGATCGTCGTCGGCGTCGCGCCAGGTGCGCGCGGAGCGCTCGCGCAGGTCGGGGTCGAGCAGGCTGGTCATGAGGTCACCTCCCTGGTGCCGGTGGTGGAGCTGTCGGTGGTGGAGCTGTCGGTCGTGCCGGCGGCGGCCGTGAGGCCGCCGGGGTCTTCGAGGACGCTCTCGCGGTCCGCGGCGTCACCACGCAGCACGGTCGAACGGTATGCCGCGTGCCCGGCCACGAGGTCGTCGTGGGTGCCGGTGGCGACCACCCGCCCGTCCTCGAGGAAGGCCACCTCGTCGGCGTGGTGC
This genomic window from Serinicoccus chungangensis contains:
- a CDS encoding ABC transporter ATP-binding protein, translating into MTSLLDPDLRERSARTWRDADDDPPAPVVPDLLRPPAPGSVGLRERHRLLWERHALRRERARAHLMTALDPDRGMPVATSGTVVAYLRGLLRERSRLVVLVTLANGLAAAAGLAVPLLLGRLVDAVDLAGGDPAREVVRDLVLLVVVVLVAQAVLTYAAKGLAAVLGQGVLAQAREHVIRAVLRLPLGKVESASTGDLVTRVTRDVGSMSGAVRWALPEFIIGVVTVLLTVVFMVLNSWALALPTLVTASLSLWQVRRYLQQAPAGYLLEGATYSDINSTLTETVEGVRTVEAYRMQEGRRALGVDDIEVSSQAERYGLVLRNVLFAVMDMAFSLPRVITLVVGAWLYSTDAVTIGQLTTAMLYIETFYGPFDRLVGTIDRLQVGVASTTRLLGIAEVPPDRTPGEGRPDGSTLVGRDLRYAYRPGHDVLHGIDLTLEPGERLAIVGPSGSGKSTLGRLISGIHAPTGGTVTVGGVEVTELPLELLRTEVALVTQEHHVFRGSVRDNVELARDGAGEDGVWRALTTVDARGWVEALPGGLDTVLGSGHHEVTPAQAQQIALARLILADPHTLVLDEATSLIDPRTARHLEGSMNALLTGRTVVAIAHRLHTAHDADRIAVVQDGRVVELGSHDALMAADGEYAALWRAWTS